ACCCGGATCATTTACAACTGCTTCTCGCGCGACATCTCCCACGCCTTCGAGTATTTCCAGGACACATACACCGCGTGATACATGTGCAACAGCAGCCCTTCCCGCCCGTCCAGGAATCCCAGTCGCACGAAATAGTTGTAGATGAACGTGAACACCGGCCGCAGCACGATGTCGATAAAGCTGAATCCGCGCGGACGTTTCCCGACCACCTTCTTCGCACCAAGCGATGAATATCGGTTCATGTGATCGAGATACAGCGTCAGCGTCGGGTAGGTGTAATGAATCATGGGGTTCTTTGTGCGAACCACCGGACGCCCACTCTTCAACTCGTACCGATCATGCGGATCATGTCCCGTCGAGTATCCATCCCCGCAGCGGAAGAGCCTCAACTTTGGATCGGGATAGAAGCCGCCGAAGCGCATCCAGCGTCCCATGAACAGGTTCTTTCGTGGAATCGCATACCCCTGATCAAGGTTTGCGGCCACGGCCTTCCGCACTTCTTCGGCCAGACCCGGCGTAACCTCTTCGTCTGCATCCAGCGCCAGTACCCAATCCTGCGTACAGAACTCGAGCACGTAATTTTTCTGCGCGACGTACCCGCGCCAGGGTTCATGAATGACCTTGGCTCCGTATTCTCGGGCGATGTCACAGGTCCGGTCTGTTGAGCCGGAGTCCATCAACACGATCTCATCGGCCCAGCGGACCGCCTCAAGCGTCCGCGCAATATTCTTTTCTTCGTTATGCGCCACGATGGCGACGGAGAGACCCATAAGGATTGTTCCGCGATGAAGGCGCATTATCTCACACGAAGATTCATCGTCGCCGCGACCGCACGCACCTCATCGTGACTCATCACACAACGAAAAAGGAGAGGCATTGGCCTCTCCCGTTGAGGGTTGGATCTTTGGTTCTGGCGTTGTGAACGCCTGTTTGGATTGCCGCAAAGAGTATCGCAATACGATGTATCAGTAAAGCGGGATTTCATGTTCCAGAAAAAGAAAATGCCCGGAGCCGAAGCCCCGGGCTCGAAATGCAAACTTGCTTATTTGTTCGGTTGCTGCTGAGGAACCGGCTGTTGACCCGGCACATTGGTGTTGGGAACCACACCCGGCATCTGCGGCGTTCTTTTGACGTTGCCGCTTTCGGCGTCGACGATGTCGATTCCGTAATTGGTAAGCGTCATGCCGGTGGCGCGGTCAAGGTCCACTCGCGACTTCTCGTAAGCGGCCATCGCCGAAACCAGCCCCGATTGTGACTGCGTCAGGTCGCGCTGTGCTTGCAGCACCAACGTGTTCGTCGACGCCCCGAGCGCATACTTCTTCTGCTCGGCGTCAAGGCTCTCGCGGGCCAGGTCCACGGCCTTGCGGGCGGCTTCCACCCGGGCGCGGTTCTGGGTCAGCGTGAACTGAGAGTTGCGAACGTCAATGCGGATCTGGTTCTGCTGTTGCTGCAAACGCATCTGCGCCTGCTGCAGTTCCAGTTCGCTTCGCACCTGGTCAGCTTGTGCCGCACGGTTGCGGATCGGGATCTGGATGTTCAATCCAATGCCCTTATCCGGCGCGATACTTTCAAACAAGTTGCCGAAAGTGCCGCCGTAGCTGATCGGGTAAGTGACATTCGGAGTGGCCGTACCACCCAGGCCAGAGAAATTCGGATTGATGTTGCCGCCGACTGACGAAGCGCCGTAGTAGGCAAACACGTCAACGCTTGGCAGTAATCCGTTGCGGACCGCCTTGTTGCTGATTTGCCGGTTCTGAAGGTCGATACGCGAGCTAGCCAACTCGGGACGGTGCGCCAGTGCGTCGTTGATCAGGTCTTCCGTTGGAACCACCTGCTCGACGGCTGGAATCGACATCGTGTCCGTCGGGATCACCGGGGCGCCGGCCAGCGTTGCATCCGTCAGGTTGCGGCTGATTGCGTTCTTCATCAGCAACTGCTGCAACTGGAGGTTGGTCTGAGAAACGATCAGGTCCTGATTGCGGGCCGCAAGTTCGGACTGTGCGCGCACAATCTCGATCGGAGCCAGGGTCCCGATTTCAACCTGCTTCTGGTTGTCGGCCAGCGTCTTTTCCGCCAGCGCAACGGACTCCTGTTTCACCTTGACGTCTTCATACGCGTTGACCAGGTCCCAGTAGATATTCTGGATCTGGACAACCGTCGAAATGATCTGCTGACGGAAGGCGATGTCCGAAATCTCGCGGTTGTTCTTCGCGATGCGGATGTTGCGCGTGTTCAAGTTCCAGCCGAGTCCCTGCAACAGGCGCTGCGAGACGGTGGCGCGGAAGTTGCTGGCGAGTTGAGGAGTCAGATAGTTAAAAGAGCTGTTGGTTGACGTGCGGGTATTGTTGAAGCCCACTGATAACGACGTGCCCGTGGCAAACCCCTGGTTGTACGAGAAGTTGCCAGTTCCGGTGTGCTGACGAACGATAGGCACACCGGTGAACGGGTTCGTCGATTGGCTGCCGCTTTGTCCCACGGAAAGCGTGCCGCTCAGACTTGGGTCGAACGATGGCAAAGAGGGGCCGCCGCCGAGGGTCGAGGATACGATGCCGCTGGAACCAGCGCCCGCGCCGCCCGCACCCGTGCTCGTGCCGCCTGCGCCGCCGCCCGTTGCCCCCGATCCGATATTGCCTACGCCGCCGCCGGGAGTGCCCGATACCACGCCGGTATTAACGCCGCGCAACGATGCTCCCGCCTTCGAACGAAGGATGTCCGTGTCGGCGATGGAGAGGTTGAAACGCGCAATCGCGATATCCAGGTTGTTCTCGAGCGCAAGGGCAATTGCATCCGATAACGAGATGTAGATCTTGCCGTCGCGAACGGCCTGGTCGATGCGCGGGCTATTGGAAAAGTTCGGCGGCGGCACTTCCCGTGCCGTGAACGGAGCTATGAAATTGAAGATATGGGATTTCGGCTTGCTGTAATCTTCCGCCGAGTACGCATGACCCGAACTGGTTTTCTGTTGAGTTGCATTGCTGGTTTGCGCCTGCGCAAGACCGGCGAGCGCCAAAACCATGCCAAGAGCTGAAAACAAACTACGACCCAAGAAGCGCATTCGCTCTTCTCCAAATAAAAATACTTCTCTAAGACTGCCCAAATCCCAATTCGTCAACCGTTGATACGCAAACTGCCGCCGGATTGTTCAAGAAATCTGCTGGAATTCTTCCGCAGTGAGCTTGAATTTGGGTTTAGGAAACAAATTAGTATATCTGACGGACCAAGTCGTTAACGGCCATTGTTGTTTGGGTTGCAAATTGAGAACACCCGCGTCAACGCCGGAAGTTGCGGCACAGGAACGTGAATTTGGCACGTAATTTCAAATTGGAACTCGCCTACGACGGAACCGACTTCTCCGGATGGCAGGTCCAGCCCGGTCGAAGCACCGTGCAGGGCGCTCTCGCGGGCGCTATCGAGCGCGTCACCCGCGAACAAGTTACCGTCCATGGTTCGGGACGAACCGACGCCGGTGTTCATGCATTGGGACAGGTGTCGGCATTCCTCTCCGAGTCGCCCATTCCGCCCTCCAACCTCGCCATCGCTCTGAATGATGCCCTTCCATCCACCATTCGAGTTACCTCCGCCGAAGTCGTTTCCATGGATTTCCATCCGCGCAAGTGTGCGCGAGCCAAAACTTATCGTTATCGGATTTATCGCGAGGCGGTCTGTTCACCTTTCGTGGCGCGCTACGTCTATCACCACCCCTGGCCTCTCGATGAAGTTGCCATGATCAACAGCGCCAGGCAGGTTGAGGGTGAATTCGACTTTACCTCCTTCGCTGCGGTGGACCCCGATCGCGCCCGGCGGATCGCCGAAGCCAATGACGATGACGAAGACGCTCCTTCGAATATCCGCACCATTTTTTCCTCAACCTTCAGGCGCCAAGGAGACGAGTTGATCTACGAGGTCCGTGGCACAGGCTTTTTGCACCACATGGTGCGGAATCTCGTAGGCACGTTTCTTTTGGTCGGAAAGGGATCGCTGCTAGCAACCGACATTCCTTCGATCCTCGCCGCGCGCGAGAGGTCCGCCAACCCCGGCGCCACGGCTCCGGCAAGCGGACTTGTGCTGGTCAATGTAGAGTATTAGCCGCAAGGAAGTGTCATGAATCCCCAGACTGACCTCGCGCAGTCCGTTCTGATTTCGCGCAATCCAGCGGATGGTACGGTCGTCGGAGAATTGCCCGTTGCGACTGCGGTGCACGTACGGGAAGCCGTCGCCCGTGCGCGGGTTGCGCAACCAGCCTGGCAGCGCATCGGAGTTCGCCGCCGCCTTCAGATTTTGCAGCGCTTTCAAGGTCTGTTGTTGAAGCGTAAGAAAGAAGTCGCTGAGCTGATTGCCCGCGAAGCCGGAAAGCCCGTCGCTGAAGCGATTACGTCGGAAGTCCTGGTTGTGCTCGATGTCGTTCGCTTTCTGCGTCGCTATGCGTATCGCGCGCTCCGCCCGGAACCCGTCCCGCACGGGAACCTCATCCTCAAAGCCAAGCATGGAC
This is a stretch of genomic DNA from Terriglobales bacterium. It encodes these proteins:
- a CDS encoding TolC family protein; translated protein: MRFLGRSLFSALGMVLALAGLAQAQTSNATQQKTSSGHAYSAEDYSKPKSHIFNFIAPFTAREVPPPNFSNSPRIDQAVRDGKIYISLSDAIALALENNLDIAIARFNLSIADTDILRSKAGASLRGVNTGVVSGTPGGGVGNIGSGATGGGAGGTSTGAGGAGAGSSGIVSSTLGGGPSLPSFDPSLSGTLSVGQSGSQSTNPFTGVPIVRQHTGTGNFSYNQGFATGTSLSVGFNNTRTSTNSSFNYLTPQLASNFRATVSQRLLQGLGWNLNTRNIRIAKNNREISDIAFRQQIISTVVQIQNIYWDLVNAYEDVKVKQESVALAEKTLADNQKQVEIGTLAPIEIVRAQSELAARNQDLIVSQTNLQLQQLLMKNAISRNLTDATLAGAPVIPTDTMSIPAVEQVVPTEDLINDALAHRPELASSRIDLQNRQISNKAVRNGLLPSVDVFAYYGASSVGGNINPNFSGLGGTATPNVTYPISYGGTFGNLFESIAPDKGIGLNIQIPIRNRAAQADQVRSELELQQAQMRLQQQQNQIRIDVRNSQFTLTQNRARVEAARKAVDLARESLDAEQKKYALGASTNTLVLQAQRDLTQSQSGLVSAMAAYEKSRVDLDRATGMTLTNYGIDIVDAESGNVKRTPQMPGVVPNTNVPGQQPVPQQQPNK
- a CDS encoding glycosyltransferase family 2 protein — translated: MGLSVAIVAHNEEKNIARTLEAVRWADEIVLMDSGSTDRTCDIAREYGAKVIHEPWRGYVAQKNYVLEFCTQDWVLALDADEEVTPGLAEEVRKAVAANLDQGYAIPRKNLFMGRWMRFGGFYPDPKLRLFRCGDGYSTGHDPHDRYELKSGRPVVRTKNPMIHYTYPTLTLYLDHMNRYSSLGAKKVVGKRPRGFSFIDIVLRPVFTFIYNYFVRLGFLDGREGLLLHMYHAVYVSWKYSKAWEMSREKQL
- the truA gene encoding tRNA pseudouridine(38-40) synthase TruA, giving the protein MARNFKLELAYDGTDFSGWQVQPGRSTVQGALAGAIERVTREQVTVHGSGRTDAGVHALGQVSAFLSESPIPPSNLAIALNDALPSTIRVTSAEVVSMDFHPRKCARAKTYRYRIYREAVCSPFVARYVYHHPWPLDEVAMINSARQVEGEFDFTSFAAVDPDRARRIAEANDDDEDAPSNIRTIFSSTFRRQGDELIYEVRGTGFLHHMVRNLVGTFLLVGKGSLLATDIPSILAARERSANPGATAPASGLVLVNVEY